The window GCCTCCTTGAAGGCGTTGCGGGCCGCCAGCTTGAACGATATTTCGTTCGAATCCACCGGGTGCATCTTGCCGTCGTAGATCACCACGCGGATGTCGCGGGCGTACGATCCCGTCAGCGGGCCTTCGTCCATCTTCTCCATGATGCCCTTCAGGATGGCGGGCATGAAGCGCGCGTCGATGGCGCCGCCCACGATCGCCGAGTAGAATTGCAGCTTGCCGCCCCATTGCAGATCGTATTCCTCTTTGGTCTTGGTGTTGACGACCATTTCGCCCTTGCCGGGAATCTTGTAGTTCTTCGGTTCGCCGATCCCTTCGTAGTAGGGTTCGATGATCATGTGCACCTCGCCGAACTGGCCTGCGCCGCCCGACTGCTTCTTGTGGCGGTAGTCTGCCTGGGCCACCTTGGTGATGGTCTCGCGGTAGGGAATCTTCGGCGCGATGTATTCGTAGGAGAGTTTGTTCTCCTTCTCGATGCGCGAACGGAGGATGTTCAGATGGTGTTCGCCCTGTCCTTGGATGATGGTCTGTTTCAGCTCCTTGGAGTATTCCACCAGAATCGTCGGGTCTTCGAACCGGGCGTCGTTCAGCAGCTTGCCCAGCTTCTCCTCGTCGGCTTGGTCCTTGCACTTGATGGCGGCGCGGTAGCGCGGTTCGGGGAAGACGATCGGTTCGATCGTCACCGGAGCCGCCGGAGCCGACAGCGTGTCGTTCGTGCGCGTGCCTTTCAGCTTCACCGTGCAGCCGATGTCGCCGGCCGAGAGTTCCGTGACCTTCACGCGGTTTTTGCCCGCCACGGCGAACAGCTGCGAGAGTTTCTCCTTGTTGCCCGTGCGGGTGTTCATCAGCTCGGTGCCCTCGGTGATCTTGCCGCGGATCACGCGGAAATAGGAGATTTCGCCGATATGCTGTTCGACCTGACTCTTGAAGACGAACGCCACGGCGGGAGCCGCCTCGTCGGCCGCGATCTCCGCGCCGTCGGTCGCCAGGAACGCCGGGGCCTTCAGCGGGCCGGGGGCTACGTTGATGATGAACTCCATCAGACGTTTCGTGCCGATGTCGCGCTTGCCGCTGGTGCAGAAGATGGGCATGACTTCGCGGTTGGCGAGGCCGATTTTCAGACCCGAGCGGATGTCGTCCTGCGTGAGCGTGCCCTTGTCGAAGTAGAGTTCCATCAGCGCTTCGTCGTGTTCGGCGGCCATTTCCACCAGCTCCTTGTTCAGCTCCTGAGCCTTTTCCAGCTCCTCGGCGGGGATTTCCAGCTCTTCGCGGTGGCCGTCGTTGTCCTTGAAGCGGAACATCTTCATCAGCAGCACGTCGATGAAGGCGTTGAATCCGGGGCCCTGGTTGACGGGATACTGCACGATGACGGGTTTCACGCGCGATGCGGCCCGGATAGACTCCACGGCGGCTTCGAAATTGGCCTTGTCGGCATCGAGCTGGTTGATTACGCCGATGACGGGTTTTTTCAGCAGACGCGCATAGCGGGCCTGTATTTCGCTGCCGACCTCCCAGCCGTTCTGGGCGTTGAACAGAAAGACGCCCACGTCGCCGACCTTGAACGCCGAGAAGAGGCTTCCGCAGAAGTCGTCCGACCCCGGGCAGTCGATGATGTTCAGCTTGCGGTCCATGAATTCGGTGAAGAGGATCGTCGAATAGATCGAGCGTTTGTATTCGTGCTCGATGTCCGTGTTGTCCGAGAGCGTGTTGTTCGTCTCGATGCTGCCTCTGCGGTCGATGACCTTGCCCTCGAAGGCCATCGCTTCGGCAAGGGTGGTTTTTCCCGTGCCGGGCGCGCCGATGAGTACGATGTTTTTGATCTCTTTGGCTGAATAGTTTTTCATATTCCCGTATGGTTTTAAGGTATGCGTAATAAGGTTCTCGTTTCCCGTGCCGTTCGCGCTCCCGTGGCGGCGACTATAAATATACGAAATATTCGGGAAAAACAACCCCCGAAATGAAAAAATCGCCCCCGGGAGGCGATTTTTCGGTCTGTCGGGAATATGTCCGCCGTCAGGGCAGCCACTCCGCCAGCACGGGCCGTACGACACGCTCCATAACGTCGTATCCTTCGGGCGTGGGGTGCACGCCGTCCTTGGTGTATTCGCTGCGCATCGAGCCGTCGCCGGCGTCCATCGCGCTGTAATAGTCCACCCACGTCAATCCCCGCTCCGCGGCGTACTGTTGCAGCCGGGCGTTCAGGGCGGCGATCTTTTCGGGCACCGATTCGATCTCGGGGCGCCACGGATATTTCGCGGCCGGCAGCACCGAGCAGAGGATCGGGCGGATGCCCGCGGCGAGTGCCAGCTCGGCCATCGAGACGATGTTTTCGACAATGTGTCCGCATTCGATCGGGCCGTTGTTTCCGGCGATGTCGTTCGTTCCGGCGAGGATCACCACGGCTTTCGGACGGAGGTCGATCACGTCGGCGCGGAAGCGGCAGAGCATCTGGGACGTGACCTGGCCGCCGATTCCGCGGCAGGCGAAATTGTTGTCGGTGAAAAACTCCGGGTGGGCGTTGTCCCATCCGTCGGTGATCGAATTGCCCATGAACACCACGGCGGGGGCCGTCGTCAGGGCGGCGTTGGCCGCGGCGTAGCGGCCGTAATTGGCCCAGTCGCGCTGCTGGCCCGCGGCGAGCAGGGGCAGGGCGAGGGCCAGCAGGATCGCTGTCTTTCTCATCGGATTTTACTTTTGCGCTTGGGTGATGTTACGGGCGTTGCGTTCGTCGTCTTTCTTGCTGCGTTTTCCGCCGAAGCGGCCCAGGAGCCATCCGGCGCAGAAGACGATGAGGTAAATGGCGATCTTCACGAACAGGTTTTCGAGCCCGTTGACGATGTTTTTCGAGAAGATGGCGATCAGGAGCACGGCGATCAGCGCCAGCGCTCCGTAGATGATCCATTTTGCTTTGGTTGTCATGGCGGTTTTCTGTTTAGTCGGTCTGTTATCGTCCTACAATGCTTTCCACCTCTTCGGCCGTGACGGGTATCTTGCGGTCGCCGAGGATGCGGCTGCCGGTCTCCGTCACGAGAATGTCGTCCTCGATGCGGATGCCTCCGAAGTCGCGGTAGGCGTCGAGTGCGTCGTAATCGACGATGCCTTTGTACAGCCCTTCGGCGCGGCATTTGTCGATCAGCGCCGGGATGAAATAGAGTCCCGGTTCGTCGGTCATCACCGTTCCCGGCTCGATGCGCCACGCCGCGCGGTAGATGCACGTGCCCGACGCGGCGGCGCGTTCGGCGATCGACGCGAAGTCGAACGACCGTTCGCCCATCGCCTCGCAGTCGTGCACGTCCATGCCCAGTCCGTGCCCGAGTCCGTGGGGCATGAGCATCGTCATCGCCCCGGCGGCCACGGCATCGGCGGCCGAGCCCTTCAGCAGCCCCAGTCCCACGAGCCCTTCGGCCAGGGTCATGTAGGCGGCGTGGTGTATCTCGGTGTACATCATGTGGGGTTTGACGATGTTGGCCACGTGGTCGTGCGCCGCCAGCACGATGTCGTATATCTCGCGCTGCTGCTGCGTGAAGCGGCCGCTCACGGGATAGGTGCGGGTGTGGTCCGAGCAGTATCCCTCGACGCTCTCGCCTCCGGCGTCGCACAGCAGCAGACGGCCCTCCTCCAGCACGCCGTCGGCGTTGAGGTTGTGCAGCGTTTCGCCGTGCTGCGACACGATCGAGGGGAACGACACGCCCTGCCCCATCGACTTGGCGATGCCCTCGATGGCCCCCGCGATCTGGCGTTCGACGACTCCCGGACGGCACATCTTCATCGCCGTCGTGTGCATTTCATAGCCGATTTCGAAGGCGCGTTCCATCTCCTCGACCTCTTCGGCGCTCTTCTTTTCGCGCATCTCCGCCACGGCGAACATCAGATCCACCGACTTGTAGTCGTGCAGCAGCGCGGGCCGGATGCCCAGCAGCTCCGACAGCTGGAGTTTGGTCTCCCCGCGGTAGGGCGGGAGGTAGTGGACCCTGCGTCCCAGGGCGACGGCCTTGCGAAGGCGTTTTTCCAGCTCGGCCATCGGGAAGGTCGCCGTGATGCCGACCCCGGCGCCCATCTCGCGCAGCGTGGGCTGCGGACCGGTCCAGATGATGTCCTCGACGGTGAAGTCGTCGCCGTAGAGCGCCTCCTCGCCCGTGTCGGCGTCGATCACCCCGACCACCGACGGGACGTTCAGCCCGAAGTAGTAGCGGAACGACGAGTCCTGCCGGAAATAGTAGGCGTTGTTGGGGTAGTTGTTGGGCGACAGGGGGTTGCCCGGGAAGAGGATGATGCCGCTTCCGATTTTGGTGCGCAGCTCGTGACGGCGCGCGGTATAGGTCTTTGCTGAAAACATAGGCGTTAGAATAAAAAAGGGCGTTACGATACTAAAGGTGCAAAAAGACGATCGGGGCCAAAAACGGATTGCATTCGGTTTTCGGATAACCGACCGACTCCTGACAGGGGCGTTACGCCCCCAAATATAGGGAAAATTTCGGAATCCGTCAATCCGCGGGGGCAAATTCCATGCGGGCGCCCTCTTCATCGACGCTGACCGTCACCCGGCGTCCCAGATAGACCGCCAGATTGGGATCTTCATGCCCCGCGGGGAATCCGAAGACGACGGGAATCCCCAGCGGCCGCGTGTAGGACGAAATGATCGCGCAGGCGTCCGCCACGCCGAATTTCTCCATGCCCAGCATCTCCGAGAAGTGGCCGACGACCACCGCCCGGAGGTTTTCGAGCTTGCCGCTGCGTGCGAGGCTCTGCATGATCCGGTCGATGCGGTAGACGAACTCCCCGACCTCCTCGATCAGCAGCACCGTCGGTTCCTCCGCCGTCAGCTCCTCGGGGGTGCCGTCCGCCGAGCGGATCACCGTCAGGTTGCCCCCGGCCAGGCGTCCCGAGGCCATTCCGGGCTGGTTGAGGGGATGGGGTTCGACCTCAATGCACTCCGTCTCGCCGAACAGCGCCTGCCGCAGCGATTCGGCCGAGGGGTCCTCCTCCCCGTCGAAGCGGAACCCCGAGGGCATCGGGCCGTGGATGCTCTCGATGCGGAGCTTCCGCAGGGCGAGGTGGAGCATGGTGATGTCGCTGAATCCGACCACCCATTTCGGCTCTTCGCGCAGCCGCGCGAGGTCTGCGAGCGGCAGCAGGCGCACCGAGCCGTAACCCCCGCGGCAGGCGATCACGGCTTTGACCGACGGATCGTCGATCATCGCCTGCAAATCGGCGGCGCGTTCTTCGTCGGTCCCGGCGAAGTAGGGCTGTTCTCGGTCGGCGCAGTGGACGCCGAATTTTACGTGCAGACCCCACGACGCGAAGCGTTCGCGGATCTTCGCTGTGTCGGTATTCAGCGGCAGTTTGCCCGCCGGAGAGACGATGCCCACGGTGTCGCCGCGGTGCAGGTAGGGCGGGCGGATGAACTCCGCGGTGTCGGATTCCTGGGCTCCGGCAAGGAGCGGAGCGAGCAGGAGCAGTATCGGGATAAGGTGTTTCATGGTCGTTTTCTTCGGGTGAGCCCTTCGGGCAGGGGCAGCGAGATGCGGGCGAGGCTGACGACGGCGCCTGTCACGGCGAAGCCGCCCGCCAGCAGCAGCGCCGTGTGGGTGCTGTGGCCGGGGACGATGTGGAACAGCAGGGCCATCAGCGCCGCGCCCGTGGTCTGTCCGATGAGGCGCGCCGTGGCGAGCATGCCGCTGGCCGAACCGCTCCGCTCGGGCGGCGCCGAGGCGATCAGGATGCTGTTGTTGGGCGACTGGAAGAGCCCGAATCCCGCGCCGCAGAGCACCAGCCGCCAGATGATGTCGAAATCGGTCGGATGTTCCGGGAGGAACGCCAGCAGGAACAGCCCCGCGGCCATCGCCGCGAGGCCCGTGCCGCCGAGTATGCCGGCGTGGACACGCTCGACGAGCATCCCCGCCGCCGGGGCCACGACCATGATCACGGCGGGCCAGGCCGTCAGCAGCAGTCCCGTCGCCACGTCGTCGTAGCCGCAGACCTCCTGGAGGTAGAAGGGCAGCGCCACCATAGCGAGCATCTGTCCCAGAAACGAGCAGATCGACGTGGCGACCGACACCGAGAAGATCGGGATGCGCAGCAGGTCGAACGGCAGGATCGGGTAGGGTTCGCGCAGCTGGCTGCGGATGAAGAAGAACCCCACGACGATGAGTGCCGCGACGCCCAGCGACAGCAGCCGCGGGTCGAGCCCGTGGGAGAATCCCTCGACCGAGGCCATCAGCAGTCCGAACGTCAGGGCGTTCATCACGGCGTCGCGCCAGTCGAAGCGGTGTTCGCGCACCCGCACGGGATTCTCGGGCAGGAACCGCCGGCTGAGCGACAGGGCGATAAGCCCCATCGGGATGTTGACGGCGAAGAGCCACGGCCAGTCGGCCACCGAGAGGATGCCTGCGGCGAGCGTGGGCCCGGCCACCGACGACACGGCGACGACCGTGGCGTTGATGCCCATGCCGCGTCCCAGCCGGGCCTTGGGGTAGATGAAGCGGATCAGCGTGGTGTTGACCGAGGTGATGGCCGCGGCGCCGAAGCCCTGCATGACGCGGGCCAGCACGAGGCTCTGGAGCGACCCCGAGAGGGAGCATCCCACCGACGCCACGGTGAAGAGCATCAGTCCGCCGATGTAGACCTTGCGGTAACCCACCACGTCGCCCAGCGCCGAGAACGACAGCAGCGAGACCATGATGGCGAGCTGGTAGGCGTTGACGATCCAGATCGAGTCGGCCGACGAGATGCCCAGTTTCTGCCCGATGGTGGGCAGGGCGACGTTGGCGATGGTTCCGTCGATGACCGAGAGCGAGACGCCGAAGGCGACGGCCAGAATGGCTCCGAGCCGCCGGGGCATCGGCAGTCCGTCTGCGGGATGGCGGGAGATATGTGGTGCAGCAGAACTTTTCGACATAATTAAAAAGGCCGTTACGGCCCCCAAAGGTACGAAAAAGCCGGACGGAAGCAAAGCCGAATTGCATGCGGTCCGGCGAATTCCCGCCGGGTTTCAGACCTTGTCCGCCGGAACGAATTTGTAGAGCTGGTCGCCGCGGCGGATCACGCCGGGGGTGCGGATGGCGCAGAGTTCGCCCTGCGCGACGGAATCGGCGGGCGAGCCGTCGGGGCCGTGCAGCTCTTCGAGCGTCTGCTCGGCGACGCCGGTGGTGGCCCCGAGGAAGAAGATCGGTTCCCCGACGCTCAGGGGCGCCGCCTCGACCAGCACTTCGGCCACCGAGAGCTTTTTGTAGAAGTTCACCACCTTGCCCACGTAGACTTTGCGCTGCGTGGCCGACGATCCGTAGGCCGGGCTGTGCTCCACGACGGGCCGTCCGGCGTAGTAGCCCTCCCAGAACCCACGGTTGAAGACCGTCCGGAGCCGCTCTTTCAGCTCTGCGGCCAGCGCCGGGGTGTAGCTTCCGGCTTCGAGGGCCCGGAGCGCCTCGTCGTAACACCCGACCACGCGCCTGACGTACTCCGCACCGCGGGCGCGTCCCTCGATTTTCAGGACCCGGACCCCCGCCGCGATCATCTTGTCGAGGAAATCGACCGTGCAGAGATCCTTGGGCGAGAGGACGTAGCGTCCGTCGATGTCGAGCTGCGCGCCGGTCTCCTTGTCCGTGACGGTGTATTTGCGGCGGCACAGCTGGCGGCACGCGCCGCGGTTGGCCGAGCAGTTCGTTTCGTAGAGCGAGAGGTAGCACTTGCCCGAAACGGACATGCACAGGGCGCCGTGGGCGAACATCTCGATCTGAACCAGCTCGCCCCGCGGACCGCGGATCTCCTCCCCGGCGATCTTCCGGTGTATTTCGGCCACCTGCTCCAGCGTCAGTTCGCGCGCCAGGACCACCGTGTCGGCCCATTGGGCGAAGAACCGCACCGCCTCGGAGTTCGAGACGTTGCACTGGGTGGAGATGTGCACCTCCTGCCCGATCCGCCGGGCGTAGAGGATCGCCGCCAGGTCCGAGGCGATCACGGCATCGACGCCGGCGGCCTTGGCCCGGTCGATCACGGCGTGCACCTCGGCGATCTCGTCCTCGTAGACGACGGTGTTGACCGTCAGGTAGCTTTTCACGCCGGCTCTGCGGGCCGTGGCGACGATTTTCGAAAGGTCGTCGAGCGTGAAGTTGGCCGCCGAGGCCGAGCGCATGTTGAGTTTCCCGACCCCGAAGTAGACGGCGTCGGCTCCGGCCTGAATGGCGGCCGCGAGCGATTCGTAGCTCCCGACGGGAGCCATTATTTCGATATCCGAACGTTTCATCGTTTTCAATAGTAACAGAGCCACCAGCCCGGGCGCTCTTCCCGAAGGGCCTTCGCACGGACCGATTCGTCCCGGTCGAACTGGTCGCGGTAGCTTTGCCAGCCGTTGCCGAGGTATTCGTCGGCCGGGATGAACTCCCCGGCTCCGGTGTCCAGTCCGCCGCTTTCGGGAATCCGCCAGTCGCCCCAGTTGCACACCTTCGCCGCACCGGTTTTGTAGCTGCGCCAGGTTCCCTGCCACTGGTTGTTGCGGTATCCGTCGGCGACCAGCATCAGCGTGTCGTAATAGATGTTGCCGGCCCGATCGACCGCGATGTCGAGGGTGTGGGTGCCTTCGAACACCCCCGCGCCCGGCTGTTCGGGGTCTTCGCGCAGGGTGTAATGCCCTTTCAGGCGCCATCCTCCGTAAATCCCGCCCCATTCGTCGAATTCGCCCGGTGAGAGGTAGGTGACGAGGGAGTCTATGTGCAGCTCCCCTTCGAAATCGCAGACGTTGCCTTTGGCGAGCGTCGCGCCGCTCAGAACGTATGTCAGCGGATCGGTTCCCGATCGGCGGATGGCGGCGATATGTATCCGGAACCGCCGGAAATCCTTGCCGATATATCCGAGCGGTTCGGGCCGATCGACCCACGGGAGCGAGGTCGTATCCAAGCGGTCGATCTCCGGCAGCGGTCCGGTCCAGAGCATCGAAAGATCCTTTTGCCGGATCAGGTCGAGGGTGATCTCCGGCCGTGCCTGCCCTGCGGCGGAGAGCGCCGAAAACAGCAGGAGTATGGCGAGGAGGTTTTTCATCGCTCAGTTTTTGCGTCCCATCAGGCTCGCGGCGTAGTCGCGCATCCGCTTGGTCCGTGCGGGTTCCACCGAGAGGGTGTCGAGGATCGACAGCGCCCGTTCGAAGCGCAGCGAAATCTGCTGCTCCGTGAGCCGCGGCACCTCCAGCCGGTCGTAAACGGCCTTCACGGCGGCGATCTTCTCGGCGTTGCCGAGCTTCGGATCGCGGCAGGCCGTGCGCAGTATTTCGCGCGTGGCTTCGTCCGCGCGGCTCATGGCCGTGACCATCAGGTAGGTTTTCTTCCCTTCGAGGATGTCGCCCCCGATGGCCTTGCCCAGCCGCTCGTCGCCGTAGCTGTCCAGCAGGTCGTCCTGCAACTGGAAGGCGAGCCCCAGTTCGACGGCGAAGCGGCGCAGTTTGCGGCAGTCCTCCTCGGAGGCACCGCCCAGCATGGCGCCGATCGCCACGGCTCCGGCCAGCAGCACCGAGGTCTTCAACTCGATCATGTGCATGTACTCCACGACCGAGACCTTGGCCTTCTGCTCGAAATCCATGTCGTACTGCTGCCCCTCGCACACTTCGAGGGCCATGTCGTTGAACGTCGCCAGCACCTGCGGCAGCTGTTTCGCCGGAACGGTGCTCAGCAGGCGGTAGGCGTAGATCAGCATGGCGTCGCCCGAGAGGATGGCCACGTTCTGGCCCCATTTGGCATAGACCGAGGGTTTGCCGCGCCGCACGGCGGCGTTGTCCATGATGTCGTCGTGCAGCAGCGTGAAGTTGTGGAACACCTCGACCGCCGCGGCCGCGGGCAGCGCCTGCTGCATGTCGTCGGAGAAGATGCCGTGGGCGAGCATCAGCAGCATCGGCCGCAGGCGTTTGCCGCCTCCGGCCAGCGAATAGCCGATGGGCGCGTACAACAGTTCGGGTTCGGCCGGGAAGTCGGCCTGGGCGAGGTAATTCTCGATGGCGGAAAGTATCTGTTCGTTGCTTTGCATGATCCGGGTAGTGTTTTTCGACCTGAATATGTCCCAAAAGTAGGAAAAAAGTTTGGAGTAGCCGAATTTTGAATTAACTTTGACAAGATAAAACTCAACTTTAATTTGAATCCCGATATGAAAAAACTCGCTATCGGTGTGGACATCGGCGGCATCAACACCGCGTTCGGTCTCGTTGACGAGAACGGCGACCTCTATGCCGAATCGGTCATTTCGACCCGCAAATATCCCCATGTGGACGACTATCCGGCTTATGTCGAGGAGCTTTGCGACGCCATGCGCGCAATGGCCCAGAGCCTTTCGTTCGAATACGAACTGGCCGGCATCGGCATCGGCGCTCCCAACGCCAATTATCACAAAGGTACGATCGAGAATCCGGCGAACCTCTGGAAATTCAGGCCCGACGAGCCCGATCCCGACGAGTCGCGCCGCATTTTCCCGCTGGCGGCCGACATCTCGAAGCACTTCGACGGCGCGAAGACGATCATCACCAACGACGCCAACGCCGCCACGATCGGCGAAATGATCTACGGCAATGCCAAGGGCATGAGGGACTTTGTCATGATCACCCTCGGCACGGGGCTCGGTTCGGGGTTCGTCGCCAACGGCGAGATGATCTACGGCCACGACGGCTTCGCCGGGGAGTTCGGCCACGTGATCGTCGAGCGCGACGGCCGCGAGTGCGGCTGCGGACGCAAGGGCTGCCTGGAGACCTACGTTTCGGCGACGGGTATCAAGCGCACGGCGTTCGAGCTGATGGCCAAGATGAATGCTCCCAGCAAGCTGCGGGGCATTGCGTTCGAGGATTTCGACGCCTCGATGATCTCGGCGGCCGCCGAGCAGGGCGACCCCATCGCTTTGGAGGCGTTCCGCTTCACGGGCGAGATGCTGGGCCGCGCGCTGGCCGACGTGGTGACGGTGACTTCGCCCGAGGCGATCTTCCTCTTCGGCGGTCTTTCGAAGGCCGGCAAACTGCTCTTCGACCCGACGCAGTGGTACATGGAGGAGAACATGCTCTTCGTCTTCAAGAACAAGGTGAAACTGCTTCCGAGCGGTATTCAGGGCAAGAACGCCGCCATCCTCGGCGCTTCGGCGCTGATCTGGCAGGAAGCTGCGAAATAGGCCCTACGGCCGTTCCCGCAAGGGCGAGGTTCGAGGACTTCGCCCTTTTTTTCGAATAGATTAACCGACAAACCTGAATTTCTAAACGATGAAACGTCTTTTTTTACTCTCCGTCGCATTGCTGACGGTCTGGGCGGCGGCCGCGCAGGTGCGGTTCGTCGATGCCACTACCCTGAATCTGATCGGCAAGGCCCAGCCTACGTCGCAGCCCTACCACCGGATCGACACGGTCGTCTACAAGGGCTTCACCAAGTCCGAGAACCAGCAGGTGCGCTGTTCTGCGGGTCTGGCGCTGGTCTTCAAGACCAATTCTTCGCGTATCGACCTCTTGCCCGAGTACACCTCGTTCGTCTATAACGGTTCCAGCACCCCGCGGGTGGCTTCGGAGGGCTTCGACCTCTACATCCGCAAGGGCGGCGAGTGGGTGTACGCCTCCTCGCGCGCTCCCCGCAAACGCGGCGAGGCGTTCACGCTGATCAAGGGGATGGACGGCTCCGAGAAGGAGTGCCTGCTCTACCTGCCCAACTACAACGAGCTGACTTCGTTGCAGGTAGGCGTGGATGCGGACGCGAAGATCGTGCCGATGGAAAATCCCTTCCGCCACAAGATCGTGATCTTCGGTTCGAGCTTCACGCACGGCGTCAGCACCAGCCGTTCGGGCATGAGCTACCCGATGCAGATCGCCCGCAACACGGGGCTTTACTTTTGCAGCATCGCTTGCAGCGGCAACTGCAAGCTCCAGCCCTATTTCGCCGACTACCTCGCCGACGTGAAGGATGCCGATGCGATGGTCTTCGACGCCTTCTCGAATCCCGGAGCCGAGATGATCGCCGAGCGGCTGATCCCCTTCATCGCGCGAATCCGGGAGTCCCTGCCCGAGACGCCGCTGATCTTCGTGCAGACGATCTACCGCGAGAGCCGCAACTTCGACCGTGAGAGCGACGAATTCGAGGCCGCCAAGCAGGCGATGGCCCGGCAGCAGATGGCCGAGGCGGTGAAACGCTTCAAGAACGTCTATTTCATCGACAAGGCCGGTCTTACGGGCACCGATCACGTCACCTCGGCCGACGGCACGCACCCCTCGGACCTGGGTTACTGGCGCTGGGCGCAGAACCTGCAACCCGAGCTGCTGAAAGTTCTGAAGAAACACGGCATCCGCTGATCGGGCGGACGATAAGAAAGGGAGGCTTTCCGCGGAAAGCCTCCCTTTTTTGCGCCTGTCGCTGTGGGGCTATTTCATCACCACCTGCGTCTGGCCGATCAGACGGCCGTCGCTGTAAAGCTGGATCTGGTAGGTTCCGGCCGCGAATCCGGTCGAGTTGTAATAGATGCCCACTTCGAGGTCCTGATTCTGGTAGTCGATCTCACGCATGGCGGAGTAGCTCAGCCGTTCGCCCTCGAATTCGAAGGTCGGCATCGCCTCGGTGGTCAGCACATAGCCGTCGGGCGAGGTGATGCGCACGTAGACGGCCCTGTTGCCCGGCGTGGCCAGTTCGTTGGCCGCGAGCACGAAGTCCACGCGCAGGCGCGAGGCGCTCTTGACCCTCGATACGGGTTTGCTCCGGTCGTTGAGGGCCGCAAGGCGGATGTCGCGGGCGCGGAGTACCGAACCCACCTTGACCTTGTTGTCCAGTTCGGCGGCCTTCTCCTCGGCCATGTCGGCGCGCAGTCTGGCCGACGATATCTCCTTGCGGAATCCGACGTTCTCCTTGATGAGCTGTTTGTTGAGCGTGTTGAGCGAGTCGATCTGCTTCACGTAGCCCTTCATGATGGAGCGCAGCGTGCC of the Alistipes senegalensis JC50 genome contains:
- a CDS encoding polyprenyl synthetase family protein, with product MQSNEQILSAIENYLAQADFPAEPELLYAPIGYSLAGGGKRLRPMLLMLAHGIFSDDMQQALPAAAAVEVFHNFTLLHDDIMDNAAVRRGKPSVYAKWGQNVAILSGDAMLIYAYRLLSTVPAKQLPQVLATFNDMALEVCEGQQYDMDFEQKAKVSVVEYMHMIELKTSVLLAGAVAIGAMLGGASEEDCRKLRRFAVELGLAFQLQDDLLDSYGDERLGKAIGGDILEGKKTYLMVTAMSRADEATREILRTACRDPKLGNAEKIAAVKAVYDRLEVPRLTEQQISLRFERALSILDTLSVEPARTKRMRDYAASLMGRKN
- a CDS encoding SGNH/GDSL hydrolase family protein, whose protein sequence is MKRLFLLSVALLTVWAAAAQVRFVDATTLNLIGKAQPTSQPYHRIDTVVYKGFTKSENQQVRCSAGLALVFKTNSSRIDLLPEYTSFVYNGSSTPRVASEGFDLYIRKGGEWVYASSRAPRKRGEAFTLIKGMDGSEKECLLYLPNYNELTSLQVGVDADAKIVPMENPFRHKIVIFGSSFTHGVSTSRSGMSYPMQIARNTGLYFCSIACSGNCKLQPYFADYLADVKDADAMVFDAFSNPGAEMIAERLIPFIARIRESLPETPLIFVQTIYRESRNFDRESDEFEAAKQAMARQQMAEAVKRFKNVYFIDKAGLTGTDHVTSADGTHPSDLGYWRWAQNLQPELLKVLKKHGIR
- a CDS encoding ROK family protein, which translates into the protein MKKLAIGVDIGGINTAFGLVDENGDLYAESVISTRKYPHVDDYPAYVEELCDAMRAMAQSLSFEYELAGIGIGAPNANYHKGTIENPANLWKFRPDEPDPDESRRIFPLAADISKHFDGAKTIITNDANAATIGEMIYGNAKGMRDFVMITLGTGLGSGFVANGEMIYGHDGFAGEFGHVIVERDGRECGCGRKGCLETYVSATGIKRTAFELMAKMNAPSKLRGIAFEDFDASMISAAAEQGDPIALEAFRFTGEMLGRALADVVTVTSPEAIFLFGGLSKAGKLLFDPTQWYMEENMLFVFKNKVKLLPSGIQGKNAAILGASALIWQEAAK